One genomic segment of Mastomys coucha isolate ucsf_1 unplaced genomic scaffold, UCSF_Mcou_1 pScaffold22, whole genome shotgun sequence includes these proteins:
- the Atp5mf gene encoding ATP synthase subunit f, mitochondrial, translating into MASLVPLKEKKLMEVKLGELPSWILMRDFTPSGIAGAFRRGYDRYYNKYINVRKGSISGINMVLAAYVVFSYCISYKELKHERRRKYH; encoded by the exons ATGGCGTCGCTCG tgCCATTGAAGGAGAAGAAGCTCATGGAGGTTAAACTTGGAGAACTGCCAAGCTGGATCTTGATGCGGGATTTCACCCCCAGTGGCATTGCAGGAGCCTTTCGGAGAG GGTATGACCGGTATTACAACAAATACATTAATGTTCGGAAAGGCAGCATCTCGGGGATTAACATGGTATTGGCAGCCTATGTGGTTTTCAGCTACTGCATTTCTTACAAGGAACTCA AACATGAGCGGCGACGCAAGTACCACTGA
- the Cpsf4 gene encoding cleavage and polyadenylation specificity factor subunit 4 isoform X1 — translation MQEIIASVDHIKFDLEIAVEQQLGAQPLPFPGMDKSGAAVCEFFLKAACGKGGMCPFRHISGEKTVVCKHWLRGLCKKGDQCEFLHEYDMTKMPECYFYSKFGECSNKECPFLHIDPESKIKDCPWYDRGFCKHGPLCRHRHTRRVICVNYLVGFCPEGPSCKFMHPRFELPMGTTEQPPLPQQTQPPTKQSNNPPLQRSSSLIQLTSQNSSPNQQRAPQVIGVMQSQNSSAGNRGPRPLEQVTCYKCGEKGHYANRCTKGHLAFLSGQ, via the exons atgcAGGAAATCATCGCCAGCGTGGATCACATCAAGTTCGACTTGGAGATCGCTGTGGAGCAGCAGCTTGGGGCGCAGCCGCTGCCCTTTCCCGGCATGGATA AGTCGGGGGCTGCTGTCTGTGAATTCTTTTTGAAAGCAGCTTGTGGCAAAG GGGGCATGTGCCCATTCCGCCACATTAGTGGTGAGAAGACAGTTGTGTGCAAGCACTGGCTGAGAGGATTGTGCAAGAAAGGGGACCAGTGTGAGTTCTTGCATGAATATGACATGACCAAGATGCCTGAGTGCTACTTTTACTCCAAGTTCG GGGAATGCAGCAATAAGGAATGCCCCTTCCTGCACATCGACCCTGAATCCAAGATCAAGGACTGCCCTTGGTATGACCGCGGCTTCTGTAAGCATG GTCCCCTGTGTCGGCATCGGCACACCCGGAGAGTCATTTGTGTGAACTACCTTGTTGGATTCTGCCCTGAGGGACCATCCTGTAAATTCATGCA CCCTCGATTTGAACTGCCCATGGGAACCACTGAGCAACCCCCACTACCACAACAGACACAGCCTCCAACAAAG CAAAGTAACAATCCGCCATTACAAAGGTCGTCCTCCTTGATCCAGTTAACGAGTCAGAACTCTTCTCCCAATCAGCAGAGAGCCCCGCAGGTCATTGGGGTCATGCAGAGTCAAAACAGCAGTGCAGGCAACCGGGGACCCCGGCCACTGGAGCAAGTCACGTGCTACAAG TGTGGTGAAAAAGGACACTACGCCAACAGATGCACCAAAGGGCATTTGGCCTTTCTCAGTGGACAgtga
- the Cpsf4 gene encoding cleavage and polyadenylation specificity factor subunit 4 isoform X3 has product MQEIIASVDHIKFDLEIAVEQQLGAQPLPFPGMDKSGAAVCEFFLKAACGKGGMCPFRHISGEKTVVCKHWLRGLCKKGDQCEFLHEYDMTKMPECYFYSKFGECSNKECPFLHIDPESKIKDCPWYDRGFCKHGPLCRHRHTRRVICVNYLVGFCPEGPSCKFMHPRFELPMGTTEQPPLPQQTQPPTKRAPQVIGVMQSQNSSAGNRGPRPLEQVTCYKCGEKGHYANRCTKGHLAFLSGQ; this is encoded by the exons atgcAGGAAATCATCGCCAGCGTGGATCACATCAAGTTCGACTTGGAGATCGCTGTGGAGCAGCAGCTTGGGGCGCAGCCGCTGCCCTTTCCCGGCATGGATA AGTCGGGGGCTGCTGTCTGTGAATTCTTTTTGAAAGCAGCTTGTGGCAAAG GGGGCATGTGCCCATTCCGCCACATTAGTGGTGAGAAGACAGTTGTGTGCAAGCACTGGCTGAGAGGATTGTGCAAGAAAGGGGACCAGTGTGAGTTCTTGCATGAATATGACATGACCAAGATGCCTGAGTGCTACTTTTACTCCAAGTTCG GGGAATGCAGCAATAAGGAATGCCCCTTCCTGCACATCGACCCTGAATCCAAGATCAAGGACTGCCCTTGGTATGACCGCGGCTTCTGTAAGCATG GTCCCCTGTGTCGGCATCGGCACACCCGGAGAGTCATTTGTGTGAACTACCTTGTTGGATTCTGCCCTGAGGGACCATCCTGTAAATTCATGCA CCCTCGATTTGAACTGCCCATGGGAACCACTGAGCAACCCCCACTACCACAACAGACACAGCCTCCAACAAAG AGAGCCCCGCAGGTCATTGGGGTCATGCAGAGTCAAAACAGCAGTGCAGGCAACCGGGGACCCCGGCCACTGGAGCAAGTCACGTGCTACAAG TGTGGTGAAAAAGGACACTACGCCAACAGATGCACCAAAGGGCATTTGGCCTTTCTCAGTGGACAgtga
- the Cpsf4 gene encoding cleavage and polyadenylation specificity factor subunit 4 isoform X2 has translation MQEIIASVDHIKFDLEIAVEQQLGAQPLPFPGMDKSGAAVCEFFLKAACGKGGMCPFRHISGEKTVVCKHWLRGLCKKGDQCEFLHEYDMTKMPECYFYSKFGECSNKECPFLHIDPESKIKDCPWYDRGFCKHGPLCRHRHTRRVICVNYLVGFCPEGPSCKFMHPRFELPMGTTEQPPLPQQTQPPTKQRAPQVIGVMQSQNSSAGNRGPRPLEQVTCYKCGEKGHYANRCTKGHLAFLSGQ, from the exons atgcAGGAAATCATCGCCAGCGTGGATCACATCAAGTTCGACTTGGAGATCGCTGTGGAGCAGCAGCTTGGGGCGCAGCCGCTGCCCTTTCCCGGCATGGATA AGTCGGGGGCTGCTGTCTGTGAATTCTTTTTGAAAGCAGCTTGTGGCAAAG GGGGCATGTGCCCATTCCGCCACATTAGTGGTGAGAAGACAGTTGTGTGCAAGCACTGGCTGAGAGGATTGTGCAAGAAAGGGGACCAGTGTGAGTTCTTGCATGAATATGACATGACCAAGATGCCTGAGTGCTACTTTTACTCCAAGTTCG GGGAATGCAGCAATAAGGAATGCCCCTTCCTGCACATCGACCCTGAATCCAAGATCAAGGACTGCCCTTGGTATGACCGCGGCTTCTGTAAGCATG GTCCCCTGTGTCGGCATCGGCACACCCGGAGAGTCATTTGTGTGAACTACCTTGTTGGATTCTGCCCTGAGGGACCATCCTGTAAATTCATGCA CCCTCGATTTGAACTGCCCATGGGAACCACTGAGCAACCCCCACTACCACAACAGACACAGCCTCCAACAAAG CAGAGAGCCCCGCAGGTCATTGGGGTCATGCAGAGTCAAAACAGCAGTGCAGGCAACCGGGGACCCCGGCCACTGGAGCAAGTCACGTGCTACAAG TGTGGTGAAAAAGGACACTACGCCAACAGATGCACCAAAGGGCATTTGGCCTTTCTCAGTGGACAgtga